A window of Ignicoccus hospitalis KIN4/I contains these coding sequences:
- a CDS encoding indole-3-glycerol phosphate synthase TrpC: protein MLEKIIDITVKRVEEERKRLALPKRFKPVRDFRGSLERGAFAVIAEFKPSSPSGVKARWGLLEYLERVKAADALSVLTEPRFFKGSYYNLARAATLTDKPILFKDFVVDPFQIEAAYAFGADAVLLMIDVLGEDDLKYMALKAKSLGLQTLVEVSKPEDASVSEEAWVDVLGVNSRDFKTLKTDIKRIFKATRYIAERAFPLAESGVKGSRDAYELALRGYRGALVGTSLMESPDPLGSLLSIKRAGSAGLGRI, encoded by the coding sequence TTGCTAGAGAAGATAATTGATATCACAGTTAAGAGAGTGGAAGAGGAGCGCAAGCGGTTGGCTCTGCCCAAGAGGTTCAAGCCCGTGAGGGACTTCCGAGGGAGCTTGGAGAGGGGCGCTTTTGCTGTCATAGCGGAGTTCAAGCCCTCCTCCCCCAGCGGGGTCAAGGCGAGGTGGGGGCTGTTGGAATATTTGGAGAGGGTCAAGGCGGCTGACGCCCTCTCAGTGCTCACCGAGCCCCGCTTCTTCAAGGGCTCCTACTACAACTTGGCGAGGGCCGCGACGTTAACGGACAAGCCCATATTGTTTAAAGACTTCGTGGTCGACCCCTTCCAGATCGAGGCCGCCTACGCCTTCGGAGCGGACGCGGTGTTGTTGATGATTGACGTCTTAGGAGAGGACGACCTAAAGTACATGGCTCTCAAAGCGAAGTCGCTGGGCCTCCAGACGTTGGTAGAGGTCAGCAAGCCCGAGGACGCGAGCGTTTCCGAAGAGGCGTGGGTTGATGTGTTGGGCGTGAACTCGAGAGACTTTAAGACGTTAAAAACCGACATAAAGAGGATATTTAAAGCTACAAGGTACATAGCAGAGAGGGCCTTCCCCCTAGCCGAGTCCGGGGTTAAGGGGTCGAGGGACGCTTACGAGTTGGCCCTCAGGGGCTACCGGGGAGCGTTGGTGGGGACGAGCTTGATGGAGAGTCCCGACCCGCTGGGCTCCTTGCTGTCTATAAAGAGGGCCGGCAGCGCGGGGCTGGGCAGGATTTAG
- a CDS encoding oligopeptide/dipeptide ABC transporter ATP-binding protein — protein MPFDPLPPDTVMKTVNLKKYYQVGGLFAPKRVVKAVDGVDLSLKDEVYCIVGESGCGKSTFARVVVGLEEPTEGDVLIRVRDETASILKMMGEKVKGNTVSYKHLSPKGKRVVKREIQMVWQDPYSSVDPRMKVWEAVAEPLIIHKLVKDKKEARERAIEILKKVKLPEDVADRYPHQLSGGQRQRVVIARALSVNPKVIVADEPVSMLDVSIRAEIINLMRQLHESEGTSMIVITHDLSTTPHLCDRIGIMYLGRVVEEGPTREVIEDPLHPYTKALLAAVLEPDPENRERELVVPIKGEVSRPPERGCRFWPRCVALDMHKELEGLCKYEEPGYFVKGERKVACWLHKG, from the coding sequence TTGCCGTTCGACCCGCTCCCCCCAGACACTGTCATGAAGACGGTAAACCTAAAGAAGTACTACCAAGTCGGAGGCCTCTTCGCCCCGAAGAGGGTCGTGAAGGCCGTGGACGGGGTCGACCTAAGCCTGAAGGACGAAGTCTACTGCATCGTAGGCGAGAGCGGGTGCGGGAAGAGCACCTTCGCCAGAGTTGTGGTCGGGCTGGAGGAGCCCACGGAAGGTGACGTCTTAATTAGAGTAAGGGACGAGACGGCGTCTATCTTAAAGATGATGGGAGAAAAGGTAAAGGGAAACACGGTTTCATACAAGCACTTGAGCCCCAAGGGGAAGAGGGTAGTAAAGAGAGAGATCCAGATGGTGTGGCAAGACCCCTACTCCAGCGTGGACCCCCGGATGAAAGTGTGGGAAGCCGTCGCCGAGCCCCTAATAATTCACAAGCTGGTAAAGGACAAGAAGGAAGCGAGGGAGAGGGCGATAGAGATCTTGAAAAAGGTAAAGCTCCCGGAGGACGTAGCGGACCGCTACCCTCACCAGCTCTCGGGGGGCCAGAGGCAGAGGGTCGTGATAGCGAGGGCTCTGAGCGTCAACCCAAAGGTAATAGTGGCCGACGAGCCGGTCTCGATGCTAGACGTATCCATAAGGGCCGAAATAATAAACTTGATGAGGCAACTCCACGAGAGCGAGGGGACTAGCATGATAGTTATAACGCACGACTTGTCGACCACTCCTCACTTGTGCGACCGCATAGGAATAATGTACTTGGGGAGGGTGGTAGAGGAGGGACCCACGCGCGAGGTTATAGAGGACCCCCTACACCCGTACACCAAGGCATTGCTGGCAGCAGTGCTCGAGCCCGACCCGGAGAACAGGGAGAGGGAGCTGGTCGTTCCAATAAAGGGAGAGGTCAGCAGGCCCCCGGAGAGGGGCTGTAGGTTCTGGCCCCGTTGCGTCGCCTTAGATATGCACAAGGAGTTGGAGGGGCTGTGCAAGTACGAGGAGCCGGGATACTTCGTAAAGGGCGAGAGGAAGGTCGCTTGCTGGCTCCACAAGGGCTGA
- a CDS encoding pyridoxal phosphate-dependent aminotransferase, with amino-acid sequence MKTYHLPQKPKSIRARLHLNENPNPPPRRVIEAALKAAEAGNLYPDPERLWKLREVAARYYGVPGPEWVLPTLGSDSALRLTFECCALKGSARLPYPSFQAYPPLLGAAGATLLYSNLQIEGDKFVLNLDDFLSTKADIAVIDTPNNPTGSLLLSPEQLDRLSGAFPSVLVDEAYAEFAPFSLTPFVTEYDNLFVTRTLSKAFALAGFRIGFLISSPENVTEVSKMVLPYDIPSVTVEAALAALSDPSYSRDYINYVNEEKKRMKDKLESLGWKVFESYTNFVLVRAFKGVVDEFRKMGIMVRKVPLGEDWFRVSVGSEEEMKLFYEASESLAKKFGNQITPSA; translated from the coding sequence ATGAAGACCTACCACTTGCCCCAGAAGCCTAAGAGCATTAGGGCGAGGTTGCACTTAAACGAGAACCCCAACCCCCCTCCCCGGCGCGTAATAGAGGCAGCCTTGAAGGCCGCGGAGGCCGGCAACTTGTACCCGGACCCGGAGAGGCTGTGGAAACTAAGGGAGGTCGCCGCTAGGTATTACGGGGTTCCGGGGCCTGAGTGGGTGCTCCCCACCTTAGGCTCCGACAGCGCCCTCCGCTTAACCTTCGAGTGCTGCGCCCTCAAGGGCTCGGCGAGGCTACCCTACCCGAGCTTCCAAGCCTACCCTCCCCTCTTGGGGGCCGCGGGGGCGACCTTGCTGTATTCTAACTTACAGATCGAGGGCGATAAGTTCGTCCTTAACTTGGACGACTTCCTATCGACTAAAGCCGACATCGCAGTGATAGACACTCCCAACAACCCTACCGGCTCCTTGCTGTTGAGTCCCGAACAGCTGGACCGCTTGAGCGGGGCCTTCCCCTCCGTCCTGGTTGACGAGGCTTATGCCGAGTTCGCCCCCTTCAGCTTGACGCCATTCGTCACTGAGTATGACAACTTATTCGTGACTAGAACTCTAAGCAAGGCATTTGCTTTGGCCGGCTTCAGGATAGGTTTCCTAATATCGAGTCCGGAGAACGTTACGGAAGTGTCGAAGATGGTTTTGCCGTACGACATACCTTCCGTGACCGTTGAGGCGGCCCTAGCGGCGCTCAGCGACCCGTCGTACTCGAGGGACTACATAAATTATGTAAACGAAGAGAAGAAGAGGATGAAGGACAAGTTGGAGTCGTTGGGTTGGAAGGTCTTCGAGAGCTATACCAACTTCGTCTTGGTGAGGGCTTTCAAAGGGGTGGTGGACGAGTTTAGGAAGATGGGTATAATGGTGAGGAAGGTACCTCTCGGAGAGGATTGGTTTAGGGTAAGCGTTGGGAGCGAGGAGGAGATGAAGCTGTTCTACGAGGCTTCTGAGAGCTTGGCGAAAAAGTTTGGGAACCAAATTACTCCATCGGCTTAA
- the ribC gene encoding riboflavin synthase, with product MVCIGVVDTTFSRVDMAKYAIEVLRKKVPALKVKRYTVPGIKDVAVAAKRLLDEGCDGVITLGWVGPTMTDKFSYLAYSIALQMLQINYGKHIIDVTVHEDETDDPRKLKEIAVQRAKEHAENLALLILKGPQALTGLAGTGQRQGWPDVGPL from the coding sequence TTGGTTTGTATAGGCGTGGTCGACACCACGTTCTCCAGGGTAGACATGGCGAAGTACGCAATTGAGGTGTTAAGGAAGAAGGTTCCGGCCTTGAAGGTGAAGAGGTACACCGTCCCCGGGATAAAGGACGTGGCCGTAGCCGCGAAGAGGCTTTTGGACGAGGGTTGCGACGGAGTAATAACGTTGGGGTGGGTGGGCCCCACCATGACGGACAAGTTCTCTTACCTAGCCTACAGCATCGCCCTCCAAATGCTCCAAATAAACTACGGAAAACACATAATAGATGTAACTGTGCACGAGGACGAGACCGACGACCCGCGGAAGCTGAAGGAAATAGCCGTACAGAGGGCAAAGGAACACGCGGAGAACTTAGCCCTCTTGATCCTTAAGGGGCCCCAAGCCCTCACCGGCCTCGCGGGAACCGGACAGAGGCAAGGCTGGCCCGACGTCGGACCTTTGTGA
- a CDS encoding SPOUT family RNA methylase: MTCAILAKTDIGMEKYVANVLRVPCKKVVPAPMGFKGLILIEECEDFEKAFQVVSKVPEVIRVMKAERCVRADLNELKRVAEEMASRLKGKRFAVRTVRRGKHPFTSVQVNAELGSVVLSKVDAEVDLSDPEAVLMVEIVGDRAFVSIVPPEYYALKKKKGKVDVSEVIRKVVVVQEPYLGPLEGVKEVSKRVGRVLQSFGVGTYYAALTEEADGDQLAEFLRGVREGAESRRRQREKSEGKANRLQIKVFDMYHLVASRGKKDLVVVFEPEGKSFEEVMEDLGRALRKARRVYLVLGSRKGVPMGLYKFADFVVDVAPGAVLSTETAVAAALEAVVIAFLASQRSDVGPALPLSGSREAGEGLGPLKDQEG, encoded by the coding sequence TTGACGTGCGCCATACTGGCGAAGACCGATATTGGCATGGAAAAGTACGTAGCTAACGTACTCAGGGTGCCGTGTAAGAAGGTAGTCCCGGCCCCTATGGGGTTCAAGGGCCTCATTCTAATAGAGGAGTGTGAGGACTTCGAGAAGGCCTTTCAAGTAGTTTCCAAAGTACCGGAAGTCATTAGGGTAATGAAGGCCGAAAGGTGCGTTAGGGCCGATCTGAACGAGCTGAAGAGAGTTGCGGAAGAGATGGCCAGTAGACTGAAAGGTAAGAGGTTTGCCGTAAGGACCGTGAGGAGGGGAAAACACCCATTCACTTCGGTTCAAGTGAACGCGGAGCTGGGGTCCGTCGTACTGTCCAAGGTAGACGCCGAAGTAGACCTTTCCGACCCAGAGGCGGTGCTTATGGTAGAGATAGTGGGAGATAGAGCCTTCGTTTCTATAGTCCCTCCCGAGTATTACGCGTTAAAGAAAAAGAAAGGAAAGGTAGACGTGTCAGAAGTCATTAGAAAGGTGGTAGTCGTCCAAGAGCCCTACTTAGGCCCTTTGGAGGGCGTCAAGGAGGTGTCCAAGAGAGTCGGGAGGGTGCTACAGAGCTTCGGCGTCGGGACGTACTACGCCGCCCTCACTGAGGAGGCCGACGGCGACCAGCTGGCGGAGTTCTTGAGAGGGGTTAGGGAGGGGGCCGAGTCCAGGAGGAGGCAGAGGGAGAAGAGCGAGGGTAAGGCTAATAGGTTGCAAATAAAGGTGTTTGACATGTACCATTTAGTAGCTTCGAGGGGGAAGAAGGACTTAGTTGTGGTATTCGAGCCAGAAGGCAAGAGCTTCGAAGAAGTAATGGAAGATCTAGGAAGGGCCTTGAGGAAGGCTAGGAGGGTCTACCTAGTCCTAGGGTCTAGGAAAGGAGTACCCATGGGCTTATACAAGTTTGCGGACTTCGTGGTCGACGTGGCCCCGGGGGCGGTCCTCTCCACGGAAACGGCCGTGGCCGCCGCCTTGGAGGCGGTCGTCATAGCTTTCTTGGCCTCACAAAGGTCCGACGTCGGGCCAGCCTTGCCTCTGTCCGGTTCCCGCGAGGCCGGTGAGGGCTTGGGGCCCCTTAAGGATCAAGAGGGCTAA
- a CDS encoding ABC transporter permease: MSRAAEGQRKIVNPRGAAWGHTILLEKLPLIIFILSMAITVFAPQYSVPLWLLLFALGLKYNKQLTLKVASRLADAALVLLIVLIITVAMFGGLIAEIKKQMIEDEVKRWVMSQPQLVQKLGEKVKDFIKEQVEERIKAEGLDKPWYANLLYYLSTVVTLDMRSHVLRSNTGSQLVKDIIMERLPRTVLLFTTATVISALIGILLGLVAAYKRGSVVDKLVTVAALISASFPMWWIGMIMIEVFSYALGVFPSGGMTSVPPPSDPIAYVADVLYHMSLPLLTIVLVSVGGWAYVTRSILVGATKEDFVLAAKARGLAERTVLLRHVLRPSIPPILTMIALSLVASLSGAIITEIVFNWPGMGLLYWEAIETLDVPVILGLTYIFTLVFVIAMVILDVMYIVLDPRVRW, from the coding sequence TTGAGCCGCGCTGCGGAGGGACAACGAAAAATAGTGAACCCCCGAGGAGCGGCGTGGGGCCACACGATATTGTTGGAAAAGCTCCCGCTGATTATATTTATTTTAAGCATGGCCATAACTGTGTTCGCGCCTCAGTACTCCGTACCCCTTTGGTTGCTCCTCTTTGCCTTGGGCCTCAAGTATAACAAGCAGTTGACCTTGAAGGTGGCGAGCCGCCTAGCAGATGCGGCTCTGGTCTTGTTAATAGTCCTAATAATCACTGTGGCTATGTTTGGAGGTCTCATAGCGGAGATCAAGAAGCAGATGATAGAGGACGAGGTAAAGAGGTGGGTGATGAGTCAGCCCCAACTGGTCCAGAAGCTGGGAGAGAAAGTTAAGGATTTCATAAAGGAACAAGTGGAAGAGAGGATCAAGGCCGAGGGCCTCGACAAGCCGTGGTACGCTAACTTGCTCTATTACTTGTCTACCGTAGTAACGTTAGACATGAGGAGCCACGTGCTCCGCTCTAATACCGGCTCCCAGCTGGTTAAAGACATTATAATGGAAAGGCTCCCGAGGACCGTGCTCTTGTTTACGACCGCCACAGTGATCTCAGCCCTCATTGGAATACTGTTAGGGTTGGTGGCGGCCTACAAGAGGGGGAGCGTCGTGGACAAGCTGGTGACTGTGGCCGCTCTAATTTCAGCTAGCTTTCCCATGTGGTGGATCGGCATGATCATGATAGAAGTATTCTCGTACGCGTTGGGGGTTTTCCCCTCCGGAGGCATGACCAGCGTGCCCCCTCCCAGCGACCCGATCGCTTACGTGGCCGACGTGCTCTACCACATGTCACTCCCGCTGTTAACCATAGTGTTGGTAAGTGTGGGCGGGTGGGCTTACGTCACTAGGAGCATCTTGGTGGGGGCTACAAAGGAGGACTTCGTCTTGGCCGCCAAGGCCAGAGGGCTCGCGGAGAGGACGGTCCTCTTAAGGCACGTGTTGAGGCCTTCGATACCCCCAATCCTAACTATGATAGCCTTGAGCTTGGTCGCCTCTTTGAGCGGAGCCATAATCACCGAGATAGTGTTCAACTGGCCCGGCATGGGGCTGCTCTACTGGGAGGCGATAGAGACCCTCGACGTTCCCGTCATACTCGGCTTGACGTACATATTTACGTTAGTTTTCGTAATAGCTATGGTAATATTAGATGTGATGTACATAGTCTTAGATCCTAGGGTGAGGTGGTGA
- a CDS encoding ABC transporter permease — protein sequence MNEFLKELLSQSSGLFGTLTFVVLLALALYSLTAFSGYERLWRNTTFWSVYPSAVPPSWFGQMFYPDKVVPTFETAPTHETLKVMYGGRVSNVTEEYELSYRYGGVPNDIKLILKVSYETPPAVVVKVVRPDGEEVKLLQASARDLPSTISFNNYDEIKNNVYRWASRSDVPVTQLLFTDREGKVLKGNYKIIVNVIGLGRVNVTSKLILDGNVYGLMGTDVFGRDVFTFTMIGLPYGLLIGVLTSLIAALWGTVYGLVSAYVGGKVDKVMQRLLETWYSIPPLPLLILLAIIYKPSLIVIILLIAVFSWMGVAKVVRSMVLSIKNEGYVLAAKAAGAGPFWIMFKHVLPQVMPYTAAQVALGVPGAILTEVSLDFLGLGDPNVPTWGWMLHDAQVYGASVSGYWWWILPPGLMVALVALSFAMIGHAMDVILNPKLKEV from the coding sequence TTGAACGAGTTCTTGAAGGAGCTGTTGTCCCAGAGCTCCGGCCTCTTCGGTACGCTAACCTTTGTCGTGTTGTTGGCGCTGGCCCTCTACTCGTTAACGGCCTTCAGCGGCTACGAGAGGCTCTGGAGGAACACGACGTTTTGGTCCGTTTACCCCTCTGCGGTACCGCCGAGCTGGTTCGGCCAGATGTTCTACCCAGACAAGGTGGTCCCAACCTTCGAAACCGCGCCAACTCACGAAACGCTTAAGGTAATGTACGGCGGGAGGGTCTCTAACGTTACCGAGGAATACGAGCTGAGTTACCGCTACGGAGGCGTTCCCAATGACATAAAGCTCATACTCAAGGTAAGTTACGAGACCCCTCCGGCAGTAGTAGTTAAGGTGGTAAGGCCGGACGGAGAGGAGGTGAAGCTCCTACAAGCGAGCGCCCGCGACCTACCGTCCACCATTTCGTTCAACAACTATGACGAGATAAAGAACAACGTCTACCGTTGGGCCTCTAGGTCGGACGTGCCGGTCACCCAGCTCTTGTTCACGGATAGAGAAGGGAAGGTCCTAAAGGGTAACTACAAGATCATTGTCAACGTGATCGGTTTGGGGAGAGTCAACGTCACGAGCAAGCTGATACTGGACGGCAATGTTTACGGGCTTATGGGGACCGACGTCTTCGGGCGCGACGTTTTTACCTTCACTATGATAGGCCTTCCGTACGGCTTGTTAATAGGAGTGCTGACGAGCTTGATCGCGGCCCTCTGGGGGACCGTTTACGGTTTGGTGAGCGCTTACGTCGGCGGGAAGGTGGACAAGGTCATGCAAAGGCTCTTAGAGACTTGGTATTCAATACCGCCCTTGCCGCTCTTGATACTTCTGGCCATAATATACAAACCCAGCTTGATCGTAATAATATTATTGATCGCCGTATTCTCGTGGATGGGCGTTGCTAAGGTAGTTAGATCAATGGTCCTCAGCATTAAGAACGAAGGCTACGTCCTGGCCGCCAAGGCCGCCGGCGCGGGGCCCTTCTGGATAATGTTCAAACACGTCTTGCCCCAAGTAATGCCCTACACCGCCGCCCAAGTGGCCTTGGGCGTGCCAGGGGCGATCCTCACGGAGGTCTCGCTCGACTTCTTGGGCTTGGGCGACCCCAACGTGCCCACGTGGGGGTGGATGCTCCACGACGCCCAAGTTTACGGGGCCAGCGTGAGCGGCTACTGGTGGTGGATACTACCGCCCGGCTTGATGGTGGCTCTGGTGGCGCTGAGCTTCGCAATGATAGGTCACGCGATGGATGTGATACTAAATCCGAAGCTGAAGGAGGTGTAA
- a CDS encoding ABC transporter ATP-binding protein: MLKVEDLKVYYYTHRGVVKAVDGVSFELKKGESLGIAGESGCGKSTTGMAIMRLIERPGKVVGGKVLLDGVDLLSMDYESFRKEVRWKRISMVFQGAMNSLTPVYTVYQHFKETLKAHGMFESDDVARSLTERLLKMVSLPPEVADRYPHQLSGGQKQRVAIALSLLLDPDYVIADEPTTALDVVVQAQIINLMKKLQTKKGLSIILISHDLGVLSALSDKLMIMYAGKVVEYGRADKVLKNPAHPYTKLLLESTPRLRGGELKWIPGSPPDLVNPPPGCRFHPRCPLRSEVCEREEPKAVEVEHEHWAACHHLEPFGGPK; this comes from the coding sequence GTGCTAAAGGTGGAGGACCTCAAGGTGTATTACTACACGCACAGGGGAGTGGTCAAAGCCGTGGACGGCGTCAGTTTCGAGTTGAAGAAGGGGGAGAGTTTGGGAATAGCTGGGGAGAGCGGCTGCGGGAAGAGCACCACGGGCATGGCGATAATGAGGCTCATCGAGAGGCCCGGGAAGGTGGTCGGGGGCAAGGTCCTCTTGGACGGCGTGGACTTGTTGAGCATGGACTACGAGAGCTTCAGAAAGGAGGTGAGGTGGAAGAGGATAAGTATGGTCTTCCAAGGGGCCATGAACAGTTTGACGCCGGTATATACGGTATATCAACACTTCAAGGAGACCTTGAAGGCCCACGGGATGTTTGAGAGCGACGACGTGGCCAGGTCTTTGACGGAAAGGTTGTTGAAAATGGTCTCCCTGCCCCCGGAGGTAGCGGACCGCTATCCCCACCAGCTCTCGGGAGGTCAGAAGCAGAGGGTGGCGATAGCGCTCTCGCTCCTCCTCGACCCGGACTACGTGATAGCCGACGAGCCCACCACAGCGCTAGACGTGGTCGTTCAAGCCCAAATAATAAACTTGATGAAGAAGTTACAAACGAAGAAGGGTCTCAGCATCATTCTGATAAGCCACGACTTGGGCGTCTTGAGCGCGTTGAGCGACAAACTCATGATAATGTATGCCGGGAAGGTAGTCGAGTACGGCAGGGCAGACAAAGTTCTGAAGAACCCCGCCCACCCCTACACCAAACTCTTGTTGGAGTCCACGCCCCGCCTCAGAGGAGGGGAGCTGAAGTGGATCCCCGGTAGCCCGCCGGACTTGGTGAACCCCCCTCCCGGCTGTCGCTTCCACCCGCGCTGTCCCTTGAGGTCGGAAGTCTGCGAGAGGGAGGAACCCAAGGCGGTTGAGGTAGAACACGAACACTGGGCAGCGTGCCACCACCTCGAGCCCTTTGGGGGCCCAAAGTAA